A genomic region of Nymphaea colorata isolate Beijing-Zhang1983 chromosome 2, ASM883128v2, whole genome shotgun sequence contains the following coding sequences:
- the LOC116247895 gene encoding putative glutamine amidotransferase GAT1_2.1: protein MGNFKDMMATRELSMVMPRVLIVSRRCVRKNKFVDFVGEYHLDLIVNYGAVPVIVPRVAGIHMLLESFEPIHGVLLCEGEDVDPSLYESDFDGFSPQEMEEIKRLHSSDTAIDKEKDSIELQLAKLCLERNIPYLGICRGSQILNVACGGTLYQDVEKELARSGREKVSHIDYENYDGHRHTVKVLERTPLELWFRDSLGEDMELRVNSYHHQGVKRLAERFVPMAFAADGLVEAFYDPDAYNPEEGKFIMGLQFHPERMRHGDSEMVFDYPGCPSAYQEFVKAVIAYQKKVNGEVKATKLDGEMEKKRKIIVRSFSMAKDMYTAGSTRRPIGDEDLEAGAAFLESSAALSIQQEKRLKQMGATVRNASAYMEKLKMNEEREIAARKMMSNMSIEQLSDLLSFYSVMSHICSEILEKKLMAPS from the exons ATGGGCAATTTCAAAGACATGATGGCCACCAGGGAGCTCTCCATGGTCATGCCAAGAGTCCTCATCGTCTCAAGAAGATGCGTCCGCAAGAACAAGTTCGTCGATTTTGTAG GCGAATACCATCTTGATCTCATCGTCAACTATGGCGCCGTCCCTGTAATAGTCCCAAGAGTCGCAGGCATCCACATGCTCCTGGAGAGCTTCGAGCCCATCCATGGGGTGCTCCTCTGTGAAGGAGAGGACGTGGATCCCTCCCTCTATGAGTCCGATTTCGACGGCTTCTCACCGCAGGAGATGGAGGAGATCAAGCGGCTGCACTCCAGCGACACCGCCATTGACAAGGAGAAGGACTCCATCGAGCTGCAACTGGCAAAGCTGTGCCTGGAGAGGAACATACCCTACTTGGGGATCTGCAGAGGGTCTCAGATCCTCAACGTCGCCTGCGGGGGCACCCTCTACCAGGACGTGGAGAAGGAGCTCGCGAGAAGCGGCAGGGAGAAGGTGAGTCACATAGACTACGAGAATTACGACGGCCACAGACATACCGTAAAGGTTCTGGAGAGGACGCCATTGGAGTTGTGGTTCAGGGACTCTCTGGGAGAAGACATGGAGCTGAGAGTCAACAGTTATCACCATCAAGGGGTGAAGAGGCTGGCTGAGAGGTTCGTGCCCATGGCCTTTGCAGCAGATGGGTTGGTGGAGGCCTTCTACGATCCGGATGCGTATAATCCGGAGGAAGGGAAGTTCATCATGGGTCTGCAATTTCATCCTGAGAGGATGAGGCATGGGGATTCAGAGATGGTTTTCGACTACCCTGGTTGCCCTTCTGCGTATCAG GAATTCGTCAAGGCTGTGATTGCCTACCAGAAGAAGGTGAATGGTGAGGTGAAGGCCACAAAGCTCGACGgagagatggagaagaagagaaagataaTTGTCCGGAGTTTTTCGATGGCGAAGGATATGTACACGGCTGGTAGCACCAGAAGGCCCATTGGAGACGAAGATTTAGAAGCGGGAGCAGCGTTTCTAGAG TCAAGTGCTGCTCTGAGCATACAGCAGGAGAAGCGGTTGAAGCAGATGGGAGCTACTGTCAGGAACGCGTCCGCTTACATGGAAAAGCTGAAGATGAATGAAGAGAGGGAGATTGCAGCAAGGAAGATGATGTCCAATATGTCAATTGAACAGCTTTCTGATCTGCTCTCCTTCTATAGCGTTATGAGTCACATTTGCTCTGAGATCTTGGAGAAGAAACTCATGGCGCCTTCCTAG